A window of Erpetoichthys calabaricus chromosome 12, fErpCal1.3, whole genome shotgun sequence contains these coding sequences:
- the LOC114661844 gene encoding zinc finger protein 3-like, which yields MPQTPDSGFASENISLNDKGKEIRPVSIQGSLVHTENERQPGKEGVVVALNENRLNSRKKQFCRFGNGNDFIQKSEARTHTGKKNFQCLECGKKFRTSSILKNHQRIHTGEKPFVCGECNSAFNQLAHLKRHQRIHTGEKPYSCSVCKSTFNQFAHLKTHQRIHTGERPYSCSECGKAFSQLNILQRHRRIHTGEKPYSCPHCSSTFKQLSHLKRHMQIHSGEKPYACEKCGKTFSQLSILQRHYQIHSEVPERWTL from the coding sequence ATGCCACAGACTCCCGATTCTGGGTTTGCCTCTGAAAACATCTCCCTTAATgacaaaggaaaagaaattaGGCCAGTGTCCATCCAAGGGAGCCTTGTTCATACCGAAAATGAGCGACAGCCTGGAAAGGAAGGTGTTGTTGTAGCACTGAATGAAAATAGGCTCAACAGCAGAAAGAAGCAGTTTTGTCGTTTTGGAAATGGCAATGATTTTATACAGAAATCTGAGGCAAGAACTCACACAGGGAAAAAGAACTTTCAGTgcttggaatgtgggaagaaattcAGAACCTCGTCCATTCTAAAAAACCACCAAAGAATCCATACAGGTGAGAAGCCGTTTGTGTGTGGAGAGTGTAACAGCGCCTTTAACCAGTTAGCCCACCTCAAAAGACACCAGAGGAtccacacgggagagaagccatacaGCTGCTCTGTGTGCAAAAGCACTTTCAATCAGTTTGCTCACCTGAAGACACACCAACGGATCCACACAGGGGAGCGGCCTTAcagctgctctgaatgtggaaagGCCTTTAGTCAACTGAACATCCTCCAAAGACACAgacgaattcacacaggagagaaacctTACAGCTGCCCCCACTGCAGCAGCACCTTCAAGCAGCTGTCCCACCTGAAGCGACATATGCAGATCCActctggagagaaaccatatgcGTGTGAAAAATGTGGCAAGACCTTCAGCCAGCTATCCATTCTTCAACGGCACTACCAAATTCACTCAGAGGTACCTGAGCGGTGGACATTGTGA